From a single Carassius auratus strain Wakin chromosome 38, ASM336829v1, whole genome shotgun sequence genomic region:
- the LOC113057182 gene encoding annexin A11-like, with protein MSYPGYPPQPGYPPQAGGYPPQAGGYPPAAGGYPPQPGMYPPQAGGYPPQPGAYPPQPGAYPGQPGPYPPVPSGGWGAPGAPIGLDNLPNPGFNASSLPGMANQFAANSGFTPNPSMFSQVPGGYPGPQPGGPPAPSPNQSYGMYPQPGGGMPQGPGMGYPGGQTPGQQMPGYPNALGPTPSMPSYPNAPSPNPSMPAYGGGYGGGAPAVPAINRGFRGTIQDFPGADPLKDAEVLRKAMKGFGTDEQAIINLLGSRSNRQRVPLLVSFKTAYGKDLIKDLKSELSGNFEKLVLAMLKTPAQFDAYELKEAIKGAGTDEACLIEILASRSNAEIREINQIFKAENKKSLEDSIRGDTSGHFQRLLVSLAQGNRDERENVDISLAKQDAQALYQAGENKLGTDESKFNAILCARSKAHLRAVFQEYQHMCGRDIEKSIEREMSGDLESGMLAVVKCIKNTPAYFAERLYKAMKGAGTKDRTLIRIMVTRSEVDMLDIRQEYIKKYGKSLYTAISGDTSGDYKKLLLKLCGGSD; from the exons ATGAGCTATCCAGGCTATCCTCCCCAACCCGGCTACCCTCCTCAGGCCGGTGGATATCCACCCCAAGCAGGGGGGTACCCTCCTGCTGCAGGAGGTTACCCCCCTCAGCCTGGGATGTACCCCCCGCAGGCAGGTGGATACCCTCCCCAACCTGGAGCTTACCCGCCCCAGCCAGGTGCCTATCCTGGCCAGCCAGGGCCTTATCCTCCTGTGCCTTCAG GAGGTTGGGGTGCTCCCGGTGCTCCTATTGGCCTGGATAATTTGCCGAATCCTGGATTCAACGCCTCAAGTCTCCCAGGAATG GCAAATCAGTTCGCCGCCAATAGTGGATTTACCCCAAATCCATCCATGTTCTCTCAAGTGCCTGGTGGTTATCCTGGCCCCCAACCTGGGGGACCACCAGCCCCCTCCCCTAACCAGTCCTATGGCATGTACCCTCAGCCAGGAGGAGGTATGCCCCAAGGTCCGGGAATGGGATACCCTGGAGGCCAAACCCCGGGTCAGCAGATGCCGGGCTACCCAAATGCCCTAGGACCCACTCCGTCCATGCCTAGCTATCCCAACGCACCCTCACCCAATCCGTCCATGCCCGCATACGGAGGAGGTTATGGAGGAGGTGCACCTGCCGTTCCAGCTATCAAT cGTGGGTTCAGAGGGACCATTCAGGACTTCCCTGGAGCTGATCCTCTAAAAGATGCAGAAGTCCTCAGGAAGGCCATGAAGGGCTTTG GCACTGATGAACAAGCCATCATTAATTTACTCGGAAGTCGCTCCAACAGACAGCGTGTTCCACTCTTGGTGTCGTTCAAGACTGCGTATGGAAAG GATTTGATTAAGGACCTGAAGTCTGAGCTTTCAGGAAActttgagaaactggtgctggccATGTTGAAGACTCCAGCTCAGTTTGATGCATATGAGCTCAAAGAGGCCATCAAG GGAGCAGGGACAGATGAGGCCTGTCTGATTGAAATCTTGGCCTCTCGCTCTAACGCAGAGATCCGAGAGATCAATCAAATCTTCAAAGCCG AAAACAAGAAATCACTGGAGGACTCCATCCGTGGAGACACCTCTGGACATTTCCAAAGACTTCTGGTCTCTCTTGCTCAG GGGAACCGTGATGAGAGGGAGAATGTGGACATATCATTAGCCAAACAGGATGCTCAG GCTCTCTATCAAGCGGGGGAAAATAAACTCGGCACAGATGAGTCTAAGTTCAATGCCATCCTGTGTGCTCGGAGCAAAGCTCACCTCAGAGCAG TGTTTCAAGAGTATCAGCACATGTGCGGCAGAGACATTGAGAAGAGCATCGAGAGGGAGATGTCTGGAGATCTGGAGAGCGGCATGCTGGCTGTCG TGAAATGCATCAAGAACACACCGGCCTACTTTGCTGAGAGACTCTACAAGGCCATGAAG GGAGCAGGAACCAAGGATCGCACTTTGATTCGCATCATGGTGACCCGCTCTGAGGTGGACATGCTGGACATTCGTCAGGAATACATCAAGAAGTATGGGAAATCTCTATACACAGCCATATCT GGAGACACTTCAGGGGATTATAAGAAACTACTGCTGAAGCTCTGCGGTGGAAGTGATTAG